Genomic DNA from Deltaproteobacteria bacterium:
TCGGGGATTTCCGCTTCGGCGCGTTGTCCCTGCTGCCGCGGTTCGAGCTGCCGTGGAAGAGTAGCGAGGGCGGGTGGCTGCCGAGCCTGGAAGTCGCCGAGCGTGGCGGCAAGCTCGTCGTCCGCGCCGACGTACCCGGCGTTACGAAGGACGACGTGAAGGTCCAGGTGCGCGATGACGTCCTCTGCATCGAGGGTGAGCGGCGCCAAGAGCGCGAGGAGAAGCGGAAGGGGCTCTACCGCAGCGAGCGAACCTATGGCCGTTTCTGCCGCGAGGTCCCGCTGCCCGAGGGCATCGACCCCGAGCAGGTAAGGGCGTCCTTCAAGAACGGTGTGCTCGAGGTGACGATGCCGGCGCCGCCGCGAGCAGCGAAGGGCCGGCGAGTGCCGATCGAGTAGGCGGCCGCGCAGGCGCTCACCTGGCTGCCGCTTCGACGGCTGCGCTCACGGTTCGCTCCCCTCCCTGTGCAAGCGGCTCGAGCTCGCGGGACTACAGGCCGCGCGGGGCGTCTCGCCTGACGGGGGCGCTTGCTCTCGATCACCTTCGCGGACCGCGCTTCAACCCGCTATTGCGCGACTTCTCTGACCGGGAAGTAGAACCGCCCCTCGCCGCTGATGGGCGCCTGCGTGGGGGTCCCTGGCTGCTGGGGCATGTCGAAGACGCCGAAGAACGCGCCCCGCACGTACGTGCCGTCGAACGAGTCGATCCTGATGCTCACGCTGCTGCGTTCGGTGACGGTTCCGTCAGGACCCGGCTCGAGGCTTACAGACGACAACCACTCCTTCATGGAAACGGGGATGCCACGCCGGGTCCGAAATTCGGTGTATCCCGCAGCCAGGCACGGGGCCTCGAAGGGAGGTGTCGGCGGGGGCTGGTTTGGGTCGACGACGCCGCAAGCGAACGACAGCACCTTGGGGTTCCTGCGCGTCCTTCTTCCGCTCCCACGCCCGTGACACTCGATGGCACCGAAGACGACACCGCCGCT
This window encodes:
- a CDS encoding Hsp20/alpha crystallin family protein, with the protein product MAKRVGKVRGRKQKDTKAIEPEQKAQRTTALVPRERWTPVGSPLSPVALMRRFAEEMDRLFGDFRFGALSLLPRFELPWKSSEGGWLPSLEVAERGGKLVVRADVPGVTKDDVKVQVRDDVLCIEGERRQEREEKRKGLYRSERTYGRFCREVPLPEGIDPEQVRASFKNGVLEVTMPAPPRAAKGRRVPIE